The stretch of DNA TTTGGTTATCCTGCTTGCCCGAATATGCAGGATCAATATAAGCAGTTGGAGTTGTTAGGAACTGAACGGATTAATCTGTTTATGGATGAAAGCGAACAGCTTTATCCCGAACAGTCTACTACGGCGATTATTACTTATCATCCTGTTGCAAAATACTTCACTGCTTAGGATATTCAAGCAACAAAGGCTGTGATATCTTGTCCGGTGAATTACCTCTAAGAACCCCACCCCCATCCCCTCCCCGTAAACGGGGAGGGGTGTCGTAGCAACTAGTACAATTAGTAAGGTGCGTCAGACGGGAAAACCCTGATGTTTTCGATCGGATTTATGATCTGACGCACCCTACAACTGCTTAGAATATTCAAGCAAAAAAGGCTGTAATCAGTATAATAAAGATTACAGCCTTTTCAGATTAAAGGTTTTTTACTACAGGACGACTCCCAATAGCTAATATCAAACTGGGTTAGTTACCCGATATTTTCTCCCTCTTTACTCTGCGTCCTCTGTGCCTCTGCGGTTCATTATAAAAAAGGTTTTTAACCCGGGTTTAGTATGAGAAAGTTAACCTTTCATTAACCAAGTATTCAATCCATCTGGTGCTTTTACCTGAGCTAAAATTGCTTGCAGTTCTTCACCTTCTAACACTTCTTTTTCTAACAAAAGTTGGGTAGTATATTCCAACAAACCACGATTAAGTCGGAGAATTTCTAATGCTAGATCGTGAGCTTTATCAATGCTTTGTTTCACTTGACGATCGATCTCCGTAGCCACCTCTGTACTAATCGCCCGACGAGAACTACCACCTTCCAAGAACTGCGCGGCATTCTTTTCAAAAGCGATCGGCCCAAGAACACTACTCATACCATACTGCGTCACCGCACGTTCGGCTAGATCCGTCGCTTTTTGAATATCATCACTAGCCCCTGTAGAAACCTTACCAAAAATAATCTCCTCAGCCGATCGCCCACCCAACAAAGTCGCCAGTTTCCCACGCAACTCATCTTCAAGCATCAAAAAGCGATCGTCAGAAGGCATTTGCAAAGTATAACCCAAAGCCCCCAAACCGCGAGGCACAATTGATATTTTTGTCACCTTATCACCACCAGGCATTAGTGCGCCGACCAAAGCATGACCGACTTCGTGATAAGCTACAGTTTGTCGCTCAGTTGGGGTAAGAATTCGAGAGCGTTTCTCCAATCCAGCAATTACCCGTTCGATCGCTTCCTTGAAATCTGCCATCAAAACCGCTTGACGATTATTGCGTGCAGCCATCAGCGCCGCTTCATTAACCAGATTAGCTAAATCAGCACCAACAAAACCAGCCGTTTGAGCAGCGATGACTTTCAAATCTACATCTTCACCCAGAGTTATTGCACGCGCATGAACCTTCAGAATCTCCAATCTACCGCTTTTATCAGGACGATCGACTAACACTTGGCGATCGAAACGACCGGGACGACGTAAAGCAGGGTCAAGGATTTCAGGGCGATTAGTGGCTGCAATCACGATAACGCCATCATTCCCGTTAAAACCGTCCATTTCCGTCAATAATTGGTTTAAAGTCTGTTCCCGTTCATCATTACCGCCATTGGGAACTCCACCGCTGCGAGTTTTACCGATCGCATCCAGTTCATCAATAAAGATAATACAAGGCGCTTGCCTTTTCGCTTGATTAAACAAATCGCGCACCCGTGAAGCACCCACGCCGACGAAGACTTCCACAAATTCGGAACCAGACATATTTATGAAGGGAACACCCGCTTCACCTGCAACAGCTTTCGCAAGCATGGTCTTACCAGTACCCGGAGGGCCAACTAAAAGCACACCTTTAGGAATTTTCGCCCCAATTTTGCGGTATTTCTCCCCATTAGCCAGGAAATCAACCACTTCTTGCAATTCTTGCTTCGCCTCATCCACACCCGCGACATCAGCAAAATTCGTTCCCGTTTTGCCTCGACTGTAGACTCGGGCATTACTTTTGCCCAAACCCATACCCACGCCAATACTACCGCCCGTACTGGTGAGTTTCAACAACCAGGCAAAAAGACCCATGAGTACTCCAGTAGAAAGGAGTAAACCTAAGATACCTGCGGTATTCTCAGAGTTTGGTGGAACAAATTCTACACCATGACTTTGCAATAAATTAGTTAATTCTTCTACCTTTCCAGTGA from Phormidium ambiguum IAM M-71 encodes:
- the ftsH gene encoding ATP-dependent zinc metalloprotease FtsH, producing MKTAVRSHSAYSKFIEQVESSQVQRVAIKPDFSQGRTASYRIEYSLKPEFGTQDYYTNFTGKVEELTNLLQSHGVEFVPPNSENTAGILGLLLSTGVLMGLFAWLLKLTSTGGSIGVGMGLGKSNARVYSRGKTGTNFADVAGVDEAKQELQEVVDFLANGEKYRKIGAKIPKGVLLVGPPGTGKTMLAKAVAGEAGVPFINMSGSEFVEVFVGVGASRVRDLFNQAKRQAPCIIFIDELDAIGKTRSGGVPNGGNDEREQTLNQLLTEMDGFNGNDGVIVIAATNRPEILDPALRRPGRFDRQVLVDRPDKSGRLEILKVHARAITLGEDVDLKVIAAQTAGFVGADLANLVNEAALMAARNNRQAVLMADFKEAIERVIAGLEKRSRILTPTERQTVAYHEVGHALVGALMPGGDKVTKISIVPRGLGALGYTLQMPSDDRFLMLEDELRGKLATLLGGRSAEEIIFGKVSTGASDDIQKATDLAERAVTQYGMSSVLGPIAFEKNAAQFLEGGSSRRAISTEVATEIDRQVKQSIDKAHDLALEILRLNRGLLEYTTQLLLEKEVLEGEELQAILAQVKAPDGLNTWLMKG